Proteins encoded within one genomic window of Rossellomorea vietnamensis:
- the rpoB gene encoding DNA-directed RNA polymerase subunit beta has product MTGQLVQYGRHRQRRSFARISEVLELPNLIEIQTSSYQWFLDEGLREMFRDISPIEDFTGNLSLEFIDYSLGEPKYSVEESKERDVTYSAPLRVKVRLVNKETGEVKDQDVFMGDFPLMTDTGTFVINGAERVIVSQLVRSPSVYFSGKVDKNGKKGFTATVIPNRGAWLEYETDAKDVVYVRIDRTRKLPVTVLLRALGFGSDQEIIDLIGDNEYIRNTLEKDNTEGIDKALLEIYERLRPGEPPTVENAKSLLVSRFFDPKRYDLANVGRYKMNKKLHIKNRLFGQTLAETLADPETGEILAEKGTVLDRRALDKVIPYLENGIGFKNYQQSGGVLEEDVVLQSIKIYSPNEEGDFEINVISNAYVEEEVKYITPADIISSISYFFNLLHGVGLTDDIDHLGNRRLRSVGELLQNQFRIGLSRMERVVRERMSIQDTNTITPQQLINIRPVIASIKEFFGSSQLSQFMDQTNPLAELTHKRRLSALGPGGLTRERAGFEVRDVHYSHYGRMCPIETPEGPNIGLINSLSSFAKVNKFGFIETPYRRVDPDTGKVTDRIDYLTADEEDNYVVAQANARLGDDGAFLDEEVISRFRGENTVIKRERLDYMDVSPKQVVSAATACIPFLENDDSNRALMGANMQRQAVPLMNPESPIVGTGMEHVSAKDSGAAVICKYEGIVEKVEAKQVWVRRVKEIDGQEVKGDLDKYRMQKFIRSNQGTCYNQRPIVSEGDRVVKGEILADGPSMEKGELALGRNVMVGFMTWDGYNYEDAIIMSERLVKDDVYTSIHIEEYESESRDTKLGPEEITRDIPNVGEDALRNLDERGIIRIGAEVKDGDLLVGKVTPKGVTELTAEERLLHAIFGEKAREVRDTSLRVPHGGGGIILDVKVFNREDGDELPPGVNQLVRVYIVQKRKISEGDKMAGRHGNKGVISRILPEEDMPFLPDGTPIDIMLNPLGVPSRMNIGQVLELHLGMAARYLGIHVASPVFDGAREEDVWATIEEAGMARDAKTVLYDGRTGEPFDNRVSVGIMYMIKLAHMVDDKLHARSTGPYSLVTQQPLGGKAQFGGQRFGEMEVWALEAYGAAYTLQEILTVKSDDVVGRVKTYEAIVKGENVPEPGVPESFKVLIKELQSLGMDVKILSSNEEEIEMRDLEDEEEVQQADTLNISESNAQESETVGSKE; this is encoded by the coding sequence TTGACAGGTCAACTAGTTCAGTATGGACGACACCGCCAACGCAGAAGTTTTGCGCGTATCAGTGAAGTTTTAGAATTACCGAATTTAATCGAAATTCAAACTTCCTCGTATCAATGGTTTCTTGATGAGGGGTTAAGAGAAATGTTCCGTGACATTTCTCCGATTGAGGACTTCACTGGTAATCTCTCTTTGGAATTTATTGATTATAGTCTGGGAGAGCCAAAGTACTCGGTGGAAGAATCAAAGGAAAGAGATGTTACTTACTCTGCACCGCTTAGAGTAAAAGTCCGTCTTGTGAACAAGGAAACAGGAGAAGTAAAAGATCAAGACGTATTTATGGGTGATTTCCCATTAATGACAGACACAGGTACGTTTGTCATCAATGGTGCTGAGCGCGTTATCGTATCTCAGCTAGTACGTTCACCTAGTGTTTACTTTAGCGGAAAAGTAGATAAAAACGGAAAGAAAGGGTTTACTGCTACCGTTATACCAAACCGCGGAGCTTGGCTTGAGTATGAAACAGATGCAAAAGATGTTGTATATGTGCGAATTGATCGAACTCGCAAACTACCGGTAACGGTTCTTTTACGTGCCCTTGGGTTTGGCTCTGATCAAGAAATCATCGATTTGATCGGTGATAATGAGTACATTCGTAACACGCTCGAGAAAGACAACACGGAAGGTATCGACAAGGCATTGCTCGAGATTTATGAGCGTCTGCGTCCGGGAGAGCCTCCTACAGTAGAAAATGCTAAAAGTTTACTCGTTTCTCGTTTCTTTGATCCTAAGCGTTATGACTTAGCAAACGTTGGACGTTACAAAATGAACAAAAAGCTTCACATTAAGAATCGTTTATTCGGTCAAACTCTAGCAGAAACTCTAGCAGATCCGGAAACGGGCGAGATTCTGGCAGAGAAAGGCACGGTTCTTGACCGTCGCGCCCTGGATAAGGTCATCCCTTATTTAGAAAACGGCATTGGTTTCAAAAACTACCAACAGTCCGGCGGCGTATTAGAAGAAGACGTAGTTCTTCAATCTATCAAAATCTATTCTCCTAACGAAGAAGGAGATTTTGAAATCAACGTAATCAGCAACGCGTATGTTGAAGAAGAAGTTAAGTACATTACACCTGCTGATATCATCTCTTCCATTTCTTACTTCTTTAACTTATTACATGGAGTAGGACTGACAGATGATATTGACCATTTAGGTAACCGTCGTTTACGTTCGGTTGGTGAATTGCTACAGAACCAATTCCGTATTGGTTTATCACGTATGGAGCGTGTGGTCCGTGAAAGAATGTCCATTCAGGACACGAACACGATCACGCCTCAACAACTGATCAACATCCGTCCTGTTATTGCATCCATTAAAGAGTTCTTTGGAAGCTCTCAATTGTCTCAATTCATGGATCAAACGAATCCTCTTGCAGAATTAACGCACAAACGCCGTCTTTCTGCTTTAGGGCCCGGTGGATTAACACGTGAACGTGCTGGATTCGAAGTACGTGACGTCCATTATTCCCACTATGGCCGTATGTGTCCGATTGAAACACCTGAGGGTCCGAACATCGGACTGATCAACTCACTTTCCTCCTTTGCGAAAGTGAATAAATTCGGCTTTATCGAAACGCCGTATCGTCGTGTCGACCCCGATACCGGGAAAGTAACCGATCGCATCGATTACTTGACGGCAGACGAAGAAGATAACTATGTAGTGGCACAGGCGAACGCACGTCTTGGAGATGACGGCGCATTCCTTGATGAAGAAGTCATCTCCCGTTTCCGCGGTGAGAACACGGTCATCAAGCGTGAACGTCTCGACTACATGGATGTATCTCCTAAACAAGTAGTATCAGCTGCGACAGCATGTATTCCATTCTTAGAAAACGATGACTCCAACCGTGCTCTAATGGGAGCGAACATGCAGCGTCAAGCAGTACCTTTGATGAATCCGGAATCACCGATCGTCGGAACAGGTATGGAACACGTATCTGCGAAAGACTCCGGTGCAGCTGTGATCTGTAAATACGAAGGTATTGTGGAGAAGGTTGAAGCGAAACAAGTTTGGGTACGTCGTGTGAAAGAAATCGACGGTCAGGAAGTAAAAGGTGACCTCGATAAGTATCGTATGCAGAAATTCATCCGTTCTAACCAGGGTACATGTTACAACCAGCGTCCGATCGTAAGTGAAGGTGACCGTGTAGTTAAAGGAGAAATCCTTGCTGATGGTCCTTCCATGGAGAAAGGTGAACTCGCCTTGGGACGTAACGTCATGGTTGGATTCATGACTTGGGACGGTTACAACTATGAAGATGCGATCATCATGAGTGAACGTCTTGTGAAAGACGATGTCTATACTTCTATTCATATTGAAGAATATGAGTCTGAATCACGTGATACGAAATTGGGACCAGAAGAAATCACTCGTGATATTCCAAACGTTGGTGAAGATGCACTTCGCAATCTTGACGAGCGTGGAATCATCCGCATCGGTGCTGAAGTGAAAGATGGCGACCTGCTTGTCGGTAAAGTAACGCCTAAAGGTGTAACGGAACTGACGGCTGAAGAGCGTCTATTACATGCAATCTTCGGTGAGAAGGCTCGTGAAGTCCGGGATACATCCCTTCGCGTACCACACGGTGGCGGCGGAATCATCCTTGATGTGAAAGTCTTCAATCGTGAAGATGGCGATGAATTACCACCAGGTGTGAACCAGCTTGTACGTGTATACATCGTTCAGAAACGTAAGATCTCTGAAGGTGACAAAATGGCTGGTCGGCACGGTAACAAAGGTGTTATCTCAAGAATCCTTCCTGAAGAAGACATGCCGTTCTTACCAGACGGCACACCAATCGATATCATGCTTAACCCACTAGGGGTACCATCACGTATGAACATCGGTCAGGTGCTGGAGCTTCACTTGGGAATGGCAGCAAGATACCTCGGTATTCATGTCGCTTCACCAGTATTTGATGGAGCGCGTGAGGAAGATGTATGGGCAACAATTGAAGAAGCAGGTATGGCACGCGATGCCAAAACCGTTCTTTACGATGGTAGAACGGGTGAACCGTTTGATAACCGAGTATCAGTTGGAATCATGTATATGATCAAACTTGCTCACATGGTTGATGACAAACTTCACGCACGTTCGACCGGACCATATTCACTCGTTACGCAACAACCACTCGGAGGTAAAGCCCAATTCGGTGGACAGCGTTTCGGTGAGATGGAGGTATGGGCACTTGAAGCTTATGGTGCTGCTTACACTCTACAAGAAATTCTTACAGTTAAGTCCGATGACGTTGTGGGCCGTGTGAAAACATACGAAGCCATCGTCAAGGGTGAAAACGTTCCTGAACCTGGTGTTCCGGAATCATTCAAAGTTCTGATCAAAGAGCTTCAAAGTTTAGGTATGGATGTTAAGATCCTCTCTAGTAACGAAGAAGAAATCGAAATGCGGGACTTAGAGGACGAAGAAGAAGTACAACAAGCAGACACGCTAAATATCTCTGAATCTAATGCACAAGAATCCGAGACAGTAGGGTCTAAAGAATAA
- a CDS encoding class I SAM-dependent methyltransferase yields the protein MTNHYYSRNPDVESNPNKIAFELRGHTFRFKTDQGVFSKKEVDFGSRALIESFELPDVKGPILDVGCGYGPVGLSLAKDFGDRRVHMIDVNERALSLAKENAGENKVQNVKVYQSDRYTNVVEKGFAAILTNPPIRAGKETVHSILENSYEHLTERGELWVVIQKKQGAPSAMEKMEKIFSNVEVFTRKKGYYILKSVKEIR from the coding sequence ATGACCAATCACTATTATTCCCGTAACCCCGATGTGGAAAGTAACCCGAATAAGATTGCCTTTGAATTAAGGGGGCATACATTCCGTTTTAAGACAGACCAGGGCGTCTTCTCAAAAAAGGAAGTGGACTTCGGTTCAAGAGCTTTGATTGAATCGTTTGAATTACCTGATGTTAAGGGACCGATACTTGATGTTGGCTGCGGTTATGGCCCGGTCGGATTATCCTTGGCCAAAGACTTTGGTGATCGGAGGGTCCACATGATCGATGTAAACGAGAGGGCTCTATCTTTAGCGAAAGAAAATGCTGGGGAAAATAAAGTTCAAAACGTTAAAGTCTATCAAAGTGACCGGTATACGAATGTCGTTGAAAAGGGATTTGCCGCTATTTTAACGAACCCTCCGATACGAGCAGGGAAAGAAACGGTTCATTCGATTCTTGAGAATAGTTACGAACATCTGACGGAACGCGGAGAATTGTGGGTCGTTATTCAGAAGAAGCAAGGTGCTCCCTCTGCCATGGAGAAAATGGAAAAAATCTTTTCAAATGTAGAAGTCTTCACCAGGAAAAAGGGATACTACATCTTGAAATCGGTAAAAGAAATCCGTTGA
- the rplL gene encoding 50S ribosomal protein L7/L12, whose amino-acid sequence MSKEQIIDAIKEMSVLELNDLVKAIEEEFGVTAAAPVAAAAGGADAAAEQTEFDVILESAGSQKIKVIKVVREITGLGLKEAKEMVDNTPKALKEGISKEEAEELKAKLEEVGAGVEVK is encoded by the coding sequence ATGAGTAAAGAGCAAATCATTGACGCGATTAAAGAAATGTCAGTTCTTGAACTAAATGATCTAGTTAAAGCAATCGAAGAAGAATTCGGAGTAACTGCTGCTGCACCTGTAGCTGCTGCTGCTGGTGGCGCTGACGCTGCTGCAGAACAAACTGAATTCGACGTAATCCTTGAGAGCGCTGGTTCTCAAAAAATCAAGGTTATCAAAGTTGTTCGCGAAATCACAGGTCTTGGCCTTAAAGAAGCGAAAGAAATGGTTGATAACACTCCTAAAGCTCTTAAAGAAGGTATTTCTAAAGAGGAAGCTGAAGAACTTAAAGCTAAACTTGAAGAAGTTGGAGCTGGCGTAGAAGTTAAGTAA
- the rplJ gene encoding 50S ribosomal protein L10 — protein sequence MSSILDQKKHIVGEISDKLKNSVSTIVVDYRGLDVSEVTELRKQLREAGIEFKVYKNTMVRRAAEEAGLEGLNEFLTGPNAIAFSSEEVVAPAKILNSFAKEHEALEIKTGVIEGTITSVEDVKAIAELPNREGLLSMLLSVLQAPMRNFALATKAVADQKEEQGA from the coding sequence ATGAGCAGCATTCTAGATCAAAAGAAACACATCGTTGGAGAAATCTCTGACAAGCTAAAAAACAGTGTATCTACAATCGTTGTAGATTACCGTGGCCTAGACGTTTCCGAAGTAACTGAACTTCGTAAACAACTTCGTGAAGCTGGCATCGAGTTCAAAGTGTACAAAAACACTATGGTACGTCGTGCAGCAGAAGAAGCTGGTCTTGAAGGGTTAAACGAATTCTTAACTGGTCCTAACGCAATCGCGTTCAGTTCAGAAGAAGTAGTTGCACCTGCAAAGATCCTTAACAGCTTCGCTAAAGAACACGAAGCACTTGAAATCAAAACGGGTGTCATCGAAGGAACGATCACTTCAGTTGAGGATGTTAAAGCAATCGCTGAACTTCCAAACCGCGAAGGACTTCTTTCTATGCTACTCAGCGTGCTACAAGCACCAATGCGCAACTTCGCGTTGGCAACAAAAGCCGTTGCAGATCAAAAAGAAGAGCAAGGCGCGTAA